The Deltaproteobacteria bacterium sequence CCACCGGTGCAGCCGGTACCGGAGCATCGGGAGTCACAGCCTGGGCTGCCGGCTCCGTCACCACAGCGGCGGGAGCATCCTGTGCAGCCGGTGCCTGTGCGTTCGCAATGCCCGCAGCGCCTGCGAGCAGGACGATCAAGAAGCTTGTCCGTATGGAAGCATCGGCGTACATGGATTACCTGCCTCCCTTCTTCGTTGGCACGGCCTTCTGTTCAGCATCGGTAAGAAACCGGAATGTCGTGGCCGTGACGGTGGCCTTGAGCAACGCACCGCTGTCATCGACTGGCTTCAATGTCAGGTTCTCGATGTTGATGATCCGCTGCTGGTTCGCCAGTTCATTAAAGAATATCCCCAACCCGTGGTAACGGCCTTCCATTTCTAGCGTCAGCGGAATGCTCGCATAGAACTGGATCGGCTTTTCCGCCTGAGGAGCCATCTTGTCAAACCGGATTCCGTTATCCTTTCCGATACGGTTTACCTGGTTCATGAATTCGGGGACCTTTGCCTGAAGCGGAAGACGCGTCTGTGCTTCTGCAATTGCCTCACGCAAACGGTTGATTTCATCCAGGAACTTGTCTCTCTGGGCCGCCAGCGCCTGCGCTTCAACCAGACGCTCATCCAGCTTCTTGTACTGGCCTTTCAGGCGGGTAATCTCGATCTCAGTGGCATCGTAGAGTCCGAAGTGGAAGGCGGCGCTGATTACAGCCACCACAACCACATGGAGCCCGACCTTCTGGCCAACAGGCCACTTCAGGTAGACATTAAGACCCTTCTTAATGTCTTCGATGGGAAGGTTGTCCAGCACTCCAGCCATGACTTCTCTGGTATCCTTCCTGCTCTCAGGCCCGGGTCGAAACCCGCGCCCTGAACTTGAACTCCACGGACTTCCGTAGCCCGCTGGCCTTTGCTGAGGCAGTTTTGGGATCGCCTTCGCTTTCCTTGAGCTCGGGCGCATCTACCGATTCAAACGTCGGCTGCTCACGAAGGCGATTGATGAAGTCGATGACCGTCGCGCTTTCGTCGGCAACACCGGTAAGTGTCAGCGAATTGTCTTTCTGGGTGAACCCCGTAAGCCACAGCTTTGTGGGCTTGATCCGGGAAATATCCGACATGATCCGCGCCGGACCCGTGCGGGCATTAACCAGCTTCTCAATGGTTTCCTGCCGCGACTTCAGCACTTCCCGCTGCTTCTTGAACTCTTCGATTTCCTTTTCGACCGGCTTCAGAACTTCCAGATTCCTGGTGTGACTCTGTATCTTCTTCTGCCAGTCATCGCGTTCCGAAGTGATCTGGGCAACCCGGTAAATCCAGATCGTGAGCGTCAGGAAAACCACCAGGGCAAAGATTGCCAGCTCGGAGCGGAGCTGAAGCTCGCGCTTGGATATGCGAGGGGGGATAAGATTGATCTTGATCATTTGTCACCCACCCGCCGCATGGCCAGCCCGACCGATACGGACATCTGGGCCGCATCCCGTTCCAGAGCCGCAGCGTCAAACTCCTTTTCGGAGTAGATGATGGAGTTAAAGGGATTCACAAATTCACAAGGGATGCTGAGGCGCTCCTGCAGGAGACGAACCAGCCCCGGAGTCTGCGAAGCGCCGCCCGACAGGTATATCTTGGAAATGGTCTCGTCAGTCGCCTGTCCAATGAAGTAGTCCACTGACTTCTGGATTTCCGTCACGATCTGCTCGCCAACGCCGGCAATGATCGACTCTACTTCCTGGGGGATCACCTCGTCAGAGGCCTCATCCGCCCGCTTGCCGATCTTGAAGGCCTCGGCCTCGGAATAAGAGACATTAAGCTGCTTCTGGATCTCCTCGGTGAGAAGATTGCCGCCGATTGCCGCGTCACGCGTAAAAACGCTGCGGCCGGACTTGAGAACGTTCAGATTCGTCACGGCCGCCCCCACGTCCACCAGCGCGACGATCTCGCCTTCGGCCAACTCGTAGTTGGCGCAGAACATGTTCTCGATCGAAAACGCATCGTGCTCGACCACCTCGCAGGCATAGCCCGCCTCGGCAATTACCGTTGCGTAGTCATTCACCATGTCCCGCTTGGCAGCGACCAGAAGCACGTCCATCTTGCCCTGTGAATCGGCTTCCTTGCTCAGTATCTCAAAGTCGATGTTCACGTCGTTGATATCAAACGGGACGTACTGTTCGGCCTCGAACTGGATTGACTCACGGAGAGTTTCCGCAGTCATGAACGGCACCTGGATGATCTTGATGATAACGGAGTTGCCGGAAATCGAGGTGGCACAACCCTTCAGCTTAGGCTTGATCTCGGCCAGAAGCTCAGTGATCACTTCGCTCACGGCAGCACCGTTCATGATCGCCCCGTCGACAATACATTCGGATGGAAGCTCCCGGACGCCGTACTTGACCAGCTTCCAGCCCTTCTTGGCCGGTTTCAGCACACAGGCCTTCACCGAGTGCGACCCGATATCCAGGCCGATCAGCCGCTTTTCGCCGCCAAACAAGCTGATCACGGTGTCATTACCTCCACGCTCGTTCCAGCCGCCATCTCAGGCCGCATCTTCCTGGTCCGCGAACACCTTGTGGCGTTCAGTGAGTTTCAGGCCAAGTGCAAGAATTACCTTGCGCTTGGTATCCATGCGGCAGTCGTGTCCCGCTTCGATACGGTCAATTGTAAGCGAACTGACACCCGCTCGGCGAGCCAGTTCCGCCTTTGACATCAGCAACGCTTCCCGCAACTTGCGAACATTGTTGCGGGAAAACGGAAACTTGTGACGGGAGGGCTCGCCCCCCAGGGCGCTATTTACTTGAGACATAGCTGCGCTCTGCTTTACTCGTTATCCGAGAAAGGTGTGGGGGGAAGGTGAGTGAATTATGAATCATTCACGGGAACTGTCAAGAAAAGAAATGCCTTTGACCGTGAATTTCGCACTTAAAGAAGTATAATTATCTATAGTTTACCCTCATTCACATATATAAATGACAAGAAAACAAACCGAAAAAATACGTTTAATATCAACAAGTTAAACCTTATCAGACATCGCGAGTGAACCGCCAATGAGAGTTAATAACCCCCTGAATCGCACCGGATTATTTTTTGAGATAATGCGAAAGTTGTCCTCACATCTCCAGTAAGGAAATATGCCCTCCGTGAACACAAGAATA is a genomic window containing:
- a CDS encoding helix-turn-helix domain-containing protein; its protein translation is MSQVNSALGGEPSRHKFPFSRNNVRKLREALLMSKAELARRAGVSSLTIDRIEAGHDCRMDTKRKVILALGLKLTERHKVFADQEDAA
- the pilO gene encoding type 4a pilus biogenesis protein PilO, translating into MAGVLDNLPIEDIKKGLNVYLKWPVGQKVGLHVVVVAVISAAFHFGLYDATEIEITRLKGQYKKLDERLVEAQALAAQRDKFLDEINRLREAIAEAQTRLPLQAKVPEFMNQVNRIGKDNGIRFDKMAPQAEKPIQFYASIPLTLEMEGRYHGLGIFFNELANQQRIINIENLTLKPVDDSGALLKATVTATTFRFLTDAEQKAVPTKKGGR
- the pilM gene encoding type IV pilus assembly protein PilM, translating into MFGGEKRLIGLDIGSHSVKACVLKPAKKGWKLVKYGVRELPSECIVDGAIMNGAAVSEVITELLAEIKPKLKGCATSISGNSVIIKIIQVPFMTAETLRESIQFEAEQYVPFDINDVNIDFEILSKEADSQGKMDVLLVAAKRDMVNDYATVIAEAGYACEVVEHDAFSIENMFCANYELAEGEIVALVDVGAAVTNLNVLKSGRSVFTRDAAIGGNLLTEEIQKQLNVSYSEAEAFKIGKRADEASDEVIPQEVESIIAGVGEQIVTEIQKSVDYFIGQATDETISKIYLSGGASQTPGLVRLLQERLSIPCEFVNPFNSIIYSEKEFDAAALERDAAQMSVSVGLAMRRVGDK
- a CDS encoding PilN domain-containing protein, with the translated sequence MIKINLIPPRISKRELQLRSELAIFALVVFLTLTIWIYRVAQITSERDDWQKKIQSHTRNLEVLKPVEKEIEEFKKQREVLKSRQETIEKLVNARTGPARIMSDISRIKPTKLWLTGFTQKDNSLTLTGVADESATVIDFINRLREQPTFESVDAPELKESEGDPKTASAKASGLRKSVEFKFRARVSTRA